From the genome of Silurus meridionalis isolate SWU-2019-XX chromosome 20, ASM1480568v1, whole genome shotgun sequence, one region includes:
- the dnajc30b gene encoding dnaJ (Hsp40) homolog, subfamily C, member 30b — protein MLNFRSAMAAASRKVNAGAHKVCLLTTNSAFLKTNLPLVRVLGTCLSLRNMDKNNKEVPHTGKQIFKTYCTLLQRRTERQPRCPGALTRNRTHSSTGSVLHASKTAYYDILRISPNATQAQIKTAYYRQSFQYHPDRNAGSDEAVRRFSEVSEAYTVLGNVSLRRKYDRGSLSLADVQKAGKPSRRDTTHPPNPDLQHWKQQQQQWKRFRSSGGKPMFDFDTFYRAHYGEQLEREQNLRRWREWRKQAQQEDFRKWKLEKGTEMAVGALLTLGVVLLFSLKS, from the coding sequence ATGTTGAACTTCCGTTCCGCAATGGCGGCGGCCAGTCGGAAAGTTAATGCCGGTGCACACAAGGTTTGTCTTTTAACAACAAATAGcgcatttttaaaaacaaatcttcCTCTGGTTCGGGTTTTGGGGACATGTCTCAGTCTGAGgaacatggacaaaaataataaggaaGTTCCTCACACTGGGAAGCAGATCTTTAAGACGTACTGCACCCTCCTTCAGCGTCGAACTGAGAGACAGCCGAGGTGTCCCGGTGCTCTGACCCGGAACCGGACCCACAGCAGCACCGGCTCTGTCCTTCACGCGAGTAAAACGGCGTATTATGACATTCTGCGGATCTCCCCGAACGCCACGCAGGCGCAGATCAAGACCGCGTATTACCGCCAGAGCTTTCAGTATCATCCGGACAGGAACGCGGGCAGCGACGAAGCCGTGCGCCGCTTCTCCGAGGTCAGTGAAGCCTACACGGTGCTCGGGAACGTCAGCCTCAGGAGGAAGTATGATCGCGGTTCCCTGAGCTTAGCGGACGTCCAAAAAGCCGGGAAACCCTCTCGGAGAGACACGACACATCCCCCGAACCCTGATCTGCAGCACtggaagcagcagcagcaacaatgGAAACGCTTCCGGTCTTCAGGGGGGAAACCCATGTTCGACTTTGACACATTTTATCGAGCGCATTATGGCGAGCAGCTGGAGAGAGAGCAGAACCTGCGCCGCTGGAGAGAGTGGAGGAAACAGGCCCAGCAAGAAGATTTCCGGAAATGGAAACTAGAGAAAGGGACCGAGATGGCCGTGGGAGCACTGCTGACTTTAGGGGTTGTTCTCCTGTTCAGTTTGAAGTCATAG